A stretch of the Archangium violaceum genome encodes the following:
- a CDS encoding LA_2272 family surface repeat-containing protein has translation MNRTVSVYAGVMAAMVSFSAGAQEPAPEAPLPPAPAEVYKPVNLSILSGLSTNGFSSGNVVNSLSLGLLTTNAGRVDGLAMAMVGNWMERESSGAALAMVANYAGQVKGVQMALGVNVAGGSMRGWQTSLGANVAAGEMVGAQLSTGVNIAAGETRGLQAAVGLNIAQDMVGVQTSPGLSIASRLEGAQISILNIGGDVSGAQVGIINVARRMKGLQLGLLNVAGEAEGANIGILSFVGNGQHHVQAWVSEMAMANVALKLGGKYFHTLLTVGMRPPHAGEPRLWATGLGFGGHIPVGLFFVDLDALASSMREGSFIDSGHNLLGQLRLVAGFQPFKHFAIFGGVTANTLVTWQGEAPSGTDRFKQGRIYYSDDVRVQVWPGLVAGIQI, from the coding sequence ATGAATCGCACGGTCTCGGTGTATGCAGGTGTCATGGCGGCGATGGTGTCGTTCTCCGCGGGTGCCCAGGAGCCGGCCCCCGAGGCCCCCCTGCCGCCCGCCCCGGCCGAGGTCTACAAGCCCGTCAACCTCTCCATCCTGAGCGGTCTCAGCACCAACGGGTTCTCGAGCGGTAACGTGGTGAACAGTCTCTCGCTCGGCCTGCTCACCACGAATGCGGGGCGGGTGGACGGCCTGGCCATGGCCATGGTGGGCAACTGGATGGAGCGGGAGTCGAGCGGGGCCGCGCTGGCGATGGTCGCCAACTACGCTGGCCAGGTGAAGGGCGTGCAGATGGCGCTGGGCGTGAACGTGGCGGGTGGCTCCATGCGGGGCTGGCAGACGTCGCTGGGCGCCAACGTGGCCGCTGGGGAGATGGTGGGCGCGCAGCTCTCCACGGGTGTCAACATCGCGGCGGGAGAGACCCGGGGGCTCCAGGCCGCGGTGGGACTCAACATCGCCCAGGACATGGTGGGCGTGCAGACGTCGCCGGGCCTGAGCATCGCGAGCCGCCTCGAGGGGGCCCAGATTTCCATCCTCAACATCGGTGGGGACGTGAGCGGCGCGCAGGTGGGCATCATCAACGTCGCGCGGCGGATGAAGGGGCTGCAGCTCGGCCTCCTCAACGTGGCGGGCGAGGCGGAGGGCGCCAATATCGGCATCCTGAGCTTCGTGGGCAACGGCCAGCACCACGTGCAGGCCTGGGTGAGTGAGATGGCCATGGCGAACGTGGCGCTGAAGCTCGGCGGCAAGTACTTTCACACGCTGCTGACCGTGGGCATGCGGCCCCCCCACGCTGGCGAGCCGCGCCTCTGGGCGACGGGTCTCGGCTTCGGCGGCCATATCCCCGTCGGTCTCTTCTTCGTCGACCTGGACGCGCTGGCCAGCTCCATGCGCGAGGGCTCGTTCATCGACTCCGGCCACAACCTGCTAGGCCAATTGCGTCTGGTGGCCGGCTTCCAGCCGTTCAAGCACTTCGCCATCTTCGGCGGCGTGACGGCCAACACCCTCGTCACCTGGCAGGGCGAGGCTCCGTCGGGAACGGACCGCTTCAAGCAGGGCCGGATCTACTACTCGGATGACGTCCGCGTGCAGGTGTGGCCGGGGCTCGTCGCCGGCATTCAGATCTGA